The sequence CGGGGAATAAAATCGGGCCGGGACCGGATAATCCCCTAGGACCGCGATGGATTGGCTTTTGGACGGATAATAAAACTCAGGTTGGCTTTCACGGTACTAACTATCCTGAATTAATCGGTCAAGCCGTTTCCCACGGTTGCGTGCGAATGCATAATAAAGATGTGTTGGCACTTTACGAGCAAGTGGAACTCGGTACGAAAGTTATTGTCGAGCAGTAGATGGCGATCGCTCCTAAGTGGTATAGTTGCCAAATTTGAGGTCGCTCTTCTGGTAATGCTTGTCTCGCATCGGATACCAAGGCATACTTATTGCGATTATCTTCAGCAACGAGTATGCCTTCATCGATCGTAAGACATGAGGCAGACAGCTATCTGAGCCAAATTTGACAATCGCCTTCAGCAAAACTGACATATCGATCAGGCTTCAATTACCACGCGCAACCGTCCTTCCTTACGCACCACGCGACAAGCTGTCGCTCCATTGGCTTGCTCGAACTCTAAATCGAGGAATGTATTGCCGATTTTCAGGTTCTTCAGGGACAGATATTTCACCGATGATGGCAACATGGGGTTGACGATGCGCAGGCAGTTGCCAGGAGTATCCGGCACTAAATTCACGATTAGGTGCAAGAGTTGAAACACCGTACCCGTTGCCCAAGCTTGGGGAGAACAAGCCACCGGATAGCGTACCGGAGAGCCATTGGGAGTCCGTTCAAAGCCGCAAAAGAGTTCTGGAGGGCGGTTATAGGGTTGCTCGACGGTCATATCGATCAGGCCTTGGGCAACTTCCAGAGCTTGGTCGGTAAAGTCCATGGCTCGCAATCCGCTGGCAATAATACTAGTATCGTGAGGCCAAACAGAGCCGATATGATAACCCATGGGGTTATAGGCGGGAGAGTCGCTGCTCAGGGTGCGGATGCCCCAACCGTTGAACATATCCGGTTGGCGCAAACGGTCGGCTACGGCTTCGGCTTTCTCCTCGGAGAATAAGCCCAAACCCAAACAGTGTCCGGGATTGGAGCTAATGCTATCAACGGCTTGGCGATCGCCATCGAGGGCTAGGGCAAAAAATCCTTTTTCCGGAAGCCAGAAGTCGGTTTCAAAGCGTTGTTTGAGCAGTTGCGCTTCATTAGCCCAGCGATCGCCCAATTTCTGCTCCGATTTTACTCGGGCTAGGCGGCTCATCCGCAGTTTCGCCGCATACATATATCCTTGGACTTCCGCCAAAGCGATGGGTCCTTCGGCGAGAGTTCCGTCAGCAAAGACAATACAATCGGTGGAGTCTTTCCAACCTTGGTTAATCAAGCTGGTGAAGCCTTCCGATAAGGTTCCTTGGTAGGTGAGATAACCGGTTTTGCCACTATTATTATCGATCCACTCCATGGCTGCGAGGGCGCAGTCCCAATAGCGATCGAGAAATTGGCGATCGCCAGTCCAAGCATAATAGTCGGCATACAGCATCAGCCATAGGGGCGTCGCGTCTACAGTTCCGTAGTAGGGAGTGTGCGGAATCTCGCTGCAGCGGGCCATTTCTCCTCGGCGCAACTCGTGTAGAATTTTGCCCGGTTCTTCTTCGCGGGCGGGGTTATATTCTTTACCTTGGTATTGAGCGAGAATAGCTAGGGTTTGTCGGGCGATATCTGGATTGAAGATCAGAGTTTGCATGGCGGCAATAATGGAATCGCGACCGAAGAGAGTCGAATACCAGGGAATGCCAGCGGAGAGAATTTTTCCGTCTCCATCGCCGAAGCTTTGCATGAGCAGGTAAATGTCTTCTTCCGCGCGCTCGATAATTTGATTGAGAGCGCGGTTGTCGGTAATAATGCGAGTGGAGCGATCGCGCCATTCTTGAACTTCTGCCGTTTCTTCGGCGATCGCATCCCTTAAAGTTGCGGGTATGGCCACGTAGGATGCCGGTTCGTCGTTGAGAACCGGTTGCACTTTGTAGCCCAACTTCTGAGTTTCATGGCTGTCTAACTCGAATTTCCATAAGGCCGTATAGCCTTTGTAGCCATCGGGTTTGCGATCGTAAAAGGTGATGCGCGATTCGACAATCTGTTTGTCCAAACCTTGGTAGGCGAGAATTAAGTCACCCGTGCTGCCCGAGGTTTCGTTAAAGACTAACTCGGTGGTGTCGGGGACATAACGGGCTGGGGGATGAATCGGCCGCAGGATCGTTCCGGTTTGTTGGCGCACCGAACCGCGAATTTCAAATAAGTCAGCAAAGTCGGCATTGAAGCTCAAGCTTAATTCAAATTCGATGGGATCTTTACCGTAGTTGGTCAGGGTGAGTTCCTCAAACAATCCTCCCTGCAACACTAAATCTCGTTTTATACTAATGGTTTCTGCATGGATATTCGCCACGTAGGGATTGGCACATAAGGCTGAAAGCGCAAATCCTCGGTCGGCGCTGCTGCTCAATAAGATAAGGGGTTCGCCTTCAATTTGCCATTCTAGGCGACTGAGAAATCGAGTATCTTGACAAAATAATCCTAGACTGGTATTATTTGTCCGTTGCAAGCAGCCCGGAATATTCCCTAAAGTATCGGTAATCAAAAACAGATCGTTGTTTTTCAGCGTGAGAGTGGGTTGTTGGCGCTCGATACTAGTACAGGGCCATTCCGGAATGGGAACTTGTTTTGCCGGAGCGAAAGTGCGACCCTTAAATTCTAAGTAGTTATCTCGGATATAGGGCGCGGGAGATGGAGAAGAACTTTCGCTGGTGTGTTGAGTAGAATTAGTGGCATTAAGCATGGTTTTGGTGCATTTGAGAATTGAGTAATAGAGGGAGGTTTTCCAAGCTGTTGAGCTGTTGCTATGGATGGTTCGGTATTCTTTTTTTGTATTCGGCTGTGGAAACGCTGTGGTATGGCGAGTTCGAGATCGCTTTGCCTATTGATGAAACTCTAGTACGGTTCAACCACAATTCATATTCACCCGTTCGAGGACTCTGTCGGGTTAAGACTGAGTTTGACAGGCGATCGCTCAGTTGCAGGAGGTGGGCAAACCCCTCAGCCTGGTGCGTATGCTTGAAAACAGTAGAAAGAGTGGCAGCGAGCGCGGCGATCGCATCGCAGTGTTGAGTAGAGCACTTAACCCTTTATTCTAGTGTAGATCCGCAACTCCGGAGTTGACAAAGAAGGAAGAAGCTTGTCTAACTGTTGAGTGAGGCTCTCCAACAGGATTAATCGATAGTTCTCATGACAAAGGTTTTGTCATAGATGCATCTGGCATCTCCTAATCATCTCACAAATGTTAAGAGATTATTTAATTTTACCCGATTGCCATCCCAAAAGGTTTATATTGTACGGATGTAGATTAAATCTCATGTTAGGTTTTAGTTGGCGAAGTAGTGTTCCGCCATTATATCCTAATGGGATCCATAGATTAACTAAGATTCATTTAAAAAAAGTTAGCTGAGTAATTCTGCGTATGCCGCCTCATACCCATCAACCATACGCTTAATGCTGAACGTATTTTCAACATAGCTGCGACAAAACTGGCGATCCAGTTGGCTCACTTTAGGCAAGGCAGCAATGCACTCATCGACATTATTACAAACAAATCCCGTTTGGCCATCGGCAATGACTTCCGGAACCGAGCCTTTCGAGATGCCAATGACGGGAGTACCGCTCACCATCGATTCGATCGTGACTAAGCCAAAGGGTTCTTTCCAGGTAATTGGAAACAGGGTAGCAATGGCTCTTCCCATGAGTTGATTCTTCATCTGATGGTCTGCTTCTCCGAGAAACTGGACTTGCTTGCCATCGATATGAGGAGCAACCTCTCGCTGGAAAAACTCCTCGCTGATAAAATCCACTTTACCAGCCATTTTTAGGGGCAGCCCGCTGCGTTTGGCAATTTCAATGGCTAAATGGGGGCCTTTATCTTCCGACATCTGACCCAGGAATGCCAGATAGGGCGGATCGTCGGGAGTTGGGTAGAACGCAAACGACTCGGTGGCGATCGCATTATAGACTGTTGCAATATAGTTTATCCCCAACTCCGGCCGCCGTTGCGCCTGGGAGATGCTAATAAAATTATTATGGCGATGTTGAATAAAAATCTGTTCGGTCACCGACGTCCAGATATTGTGCAGGGTATGCACGACTGGAGTCGGACTAAACCGAGCGTAGGGTAGAGCCGTATAGTCCATGTGAGAGTGAATTATATCGAACTCTTGCGCTTGGGCAAACACCTTGCTCAACTGCATTTGTTCGTAAACGCCATACTCTGCCGGCAAAATTCCTAAAGGTCGCAATGCTTTCTCGCATCCGGGTTCCAAGCGAGCCAGAGTTTGCGAATCTCCAGTTGCAAATAAGGTTACGTCATGACCCCGACGAACTAACTCGTCGGTCAATAAATTCACAATTAATTCGGTTCCGCCATAACCTAGAGGAGGAACGCTCTCCCACAATGGAGCTAGTTGCGCGATTTTCAAGGGTTGTCCTCTTTCTCTTCTCCCAAAGTATATACCACTGGAGAAGGAGGGAATGGGGTATAGGGAAACTCGATGTTACTTTTCCGTATACCCGTTGTTCGTGGTTAATTGTTAATTGATGTAATACCGTTGTTCTAGCCAGACTCGTACTTCGGCTTCCGAGTCGCAAATAAAGCGTTCGTGGGCGACGGGGTCGTAAATCTGGTAAATCCAGTTGCCGTGTTTATCTTGCTTTTGATAGATGCGGGGTTCTTCGCTATTCCACCATACAGCAACGAGGTAGTTCCACAGCTTGCGCAAGCGATCGCTCGCCATAGCGCGATCGCCAAACGAGCGTACGGTATTCAGTTCAGTTAAGCGGAATTCTGATAAGCCGGAAGTTTTGGAGAGACTGGTGACGTTTTTCATGGAATGCTTCCCTCAACGTTGCTGCAATCATTGTCGGGGAAGTTTCTTGAAAAAAACAGATGCAATTGAGTAAAATTGTAACCATAACAGTTTAGCTAATTTAAACTGTTATGGCAAAAATTCGCGCAACTGTACTGGGTACAACCTCATGAACTTACGATCGCGCGATCGCATAGAAAGCATTAACAACTTCAATATTGTTTAGACTGGTTAGTGAAATGGCTATTTTACGTTTCCTACCATCTTCTTTAGGGTCTGGACTTGGTCTTTTAATAAACGATATAACCAGATATTAGAATCAATAAAGATTGTGCGATCGCTCATTATCATTATGGTCTTTCGTGAATTTCATCTCTTGTTAATTGACTCCACCCTCTAATAGATGTAAACTAAATCGAAGCAACGATTATTGTAGCTTATCCTGGTGGAATAGACCACCGATTATTCTAATAACCAAGCAAATAAATGGCCTACAGTTAACTCTAATTCTTTGGCAAATCCTGGAACAGGTAAAATCAAGTCTGGCTCATCAAAAATCTCGGTTGTTTTGTTTGGAGCATAAACTAAAACAGATTTTTCTTGAGGATTTATCAGCCATCCCATTTGAGTATCATGTTTTAAAGTATGGAGGATCTTTTTAATAACCTGTGTTTGGCTTTGTTCGGGAGAAAGAATTTCAATCATCCAATCGGGCGAACCTGAAAAAATATTAGCAACTTCACCATTTTCTTTACGGGAAATCCGACTCCAAGTATAAACAGAAACATCGGGGACAATAGCTCTTCCATCAAAATTACAGCGTAATTCAGGAAAAGCACGGGCAATCTTTTTAGATCGGAGTGCTGTATTAATGAATGGTATTAAGTCGCCTTGAATTGCGCTATGCTCTCCCTGTGGCATTGGCTTTTGAATGATTACTCCATCGATATATTCGCTGGCTGGTTTGGTTTCAGGTTGTTGTAAAAACTCTTCGAGGGTGAGAGATTTAGTTAGAGTGTTTACCATTGAAGATAACCTAGTCATTTTACCGGATTTGATATTAATTGTCATTGTATCCCAAGTGTCAGGCAGAAACCCGCTTTCTTTGATTTCAGCTTTATTTGTTCTGGATTTCCAGTTGGGCGAAGTGTTCTTGTACTAGGCGATGGATAAAGCGGTAACGATTCCCAACTCGTTGTAGAATAAGGCGTTCTGTGCAGTCATCGAGAAAGTCGGTGATATTCCAAGGCATTTGACCTGTTAATCCCAAATAAATACGCAGAATGTAACGCCTGATTACATGACAACAATCTATGGAAAATGCCGATAATAATGCCAAGAAATAAATGTATACAAATACCATCAAACCTAGAGAAAATAATAACATAGCAAAGCTCGGCACAAACAAGGCTATTAATAGTACTTCTAACAGTTTTTTGGGCAACACAGAAAGATATCCTAGTGACGTCTGTACAAACCAATTCCCATTCGTTACACCATATGACAGAAATAAGCTGAGTAGACTCGTTGCTATAATGATAAGTGTTTGGTTCTTTTTTTCTGGGCTAAATCTGTAGGACGCATACTTTAGCATTCGATCTATTATTGCAGAATTAAACTTTTTGACTTGATATAGCTTTTGAGGAATCTCTCTCTCCGTGTCTAAAAAATTGTTGACTTTAATCTGCAAGGCAAACATAATCCAGTAAATAAGCGAAATAATCCATGAGAATCTTAACACATACTCTTGACCTATAATATGATGAACATAGTAAGAGAATTCCACCATAATACCTAGAGCAAACATGGTTGTTAAAACAAGCGACCACAACTCCAAATATCGACTTTCTTCAATAATTATAATACTCGTATGTACATACATGATAGCCAGCATTACCCCATTAAATATATTTATTTCTAAAGGGATCAAAAATGGGATAATTGGGAAGGATAAAAAAGCCAAAGACAAGGAGATATGATTGATGGTTCGCACGACGATCCATGAGTCTACGAAGTTGAAGTCAAGCTCTTTGACTCGAAACCCATTATTTTGCCCAATCCCTTTAGCTAACCGGCACAAACAAGATTGACAATACTTAATATATTCAATGTCATTTTTACCTAACATTTTAATTCGATAAATACCAAGTAAATAATTTATAGCCCTTTCTTCCGTATTACAATTTCGCCACTCTTCAACATCAAGCTGTTTGTAGGCAATACTCGAAATTGCCAAAAACAAAGGTTGACGTATAAAGTTGACAATCTCGATCGAGTCCTTAATACTCGTCCAGAAAGCAGCAAGATCGACAGAATTAAAATAATCTTGCATTTGCTCTACCGTTAAGTCTTCCAAATATATTGCACTATTTAAGTGCAATATCTCTTCATAGTCTTCATACTCCTCCTGACGACTGCATACGACTAAATGCAATGGCGAGAACTCACTCTCTAAAAACTGATTAATTGCCCGGACACATTTGGCCTGACGTTCCGGCTTCAATTCATCCAACCCATCCAACAACAGGACTAACTCCTTCTCCTGGAGCCACTGTTTTCCGAGATCGCGATTCACTCCCTTCAGTTGAGACAAAACCCACTCCTGAATTGAAGGATCGTATTTAGTCCGCTCCCAGAAATTGGGGAACTTTTGTTTTGTTAATTCTTTCCAATTTGAAAGCTCTAAAATTACTGGGATCGGAGCATTACTATCCTCATCCGCTCGCTCAATTAAAACTTCAGCTAACTCTAATAATGTTGTGGTTTTCCCGCCTCCTGGTTTACCCAAAATCAAAAACTTACCAGAGATCGCAGGATTATCAAATACATCTATAATTGTTGTTTGCGCAGGTAACTGGACGCTTTGTTGCTCTCCTACTTTCACAGACATATCCCAAGGACGCTGTACCTGATGAGGTTGCTGTTCTTTACCCAAATTCAGTAAAGCCGCCCGGTGTGCTGCCTGGTGTAATGATTGGTTTAAACGCTCTTTTACCTCAGTGCGCATGTCAGATAAGAGTTTCTGACGACTGCGATATTCCCGTTTCGATAACTGTCGTCCCCTCGGTTGATTTTGGAGTACCTCGAATTCCTGTCGCATCTCTTGACGGAAATCTGTAACTTCTTGGTGCAACAGCTCTATGCGTTCCTCTAAAGTTTGTAATAATTTGGTGATGGTGGTTTCCATTACGCCTAACTGTTGGCAAACTTGGGTGAAACCGGAATCAATATTATCGGAAATCTCTCGGAAAAAATCCTGCTGCTGGGTGACGGTTACCCCTAACTGGGCTTCTGTTTGCTCCAACTGTTGCAGGATTTGGGTTAATTTGGCAGGAGTTACCCCTACTTGACTGGTTTGCAGTTGGCTCAGTTGCGCTTTCATCTCCGTCAGTAATTGCAAAATGAACCCAGCAAAGGCAGTCCCATCTTGCTGGAAATCTTCTTTCAAGGTTTGCTGCAAGGCTACGAGGAAGGTGGTATGGAGTCGCTCGGCAACGTTTTCCCGCACGTCTGAGGGAAGGAACAAGCTACCGTTTTTACATGCTGCACTATTGAGATAGTCAAAAATTTCTCCCCATTCCGTCTCCGTGAGTTTGCCTTGTTGGGTGAGACGGCGCTCTTCGGGGGTGAAGAATTGGTCGAGTTTTCCTGCTTGCAATTCGGGATAGCGTTGCTGGGTTAGTCCTTCTCGGGCCATTTTGACCCAGTTATCTTTAGCGTGCGCGGCTATTCGTTCTAAATTCCAGCGGATTTTAGGGCGCTGTTGTGTGGCTTCGAGGGCGATGACGGCAGAGATAGCGTTACCGACTGCTCTCATTAAGTCGCGATCGCACTTTAAATCTCCATCATCTAAGGATACTCTACCTGAGTTGTTTCCCTGGGTCAGGTCATCAATGGCATTTGCAGTATTCCCCATTGCAACACCGCCTAAAGCTGTTGCCAAGAGTCCCCAAGTGAGAACTTCTTTAGCGAGCAATGCTGGAAATACTGTGCCACCCAATACAAAGCCACTACAAATGGTTAGTCTAAAGAGCGATCGCTTAATGCCCATCACCATTCCCAGAACACTATCACTATGCTAGCGTTTTTCTTCGTGCAATAGCTCGGTAAGTCACGATCTAAAACAACTTACTCCGCAAGAACGTCATAATAAATGTCTGTCATTGTTAAGGTCAAACCCACTGAATTTAACTCTAAACTATCATTGGCATCTAAGATTTCTAGAGACCAATTTCCAGAGGCATTCCGTCGATAGACTTCGACCTTCATGTCTGTTTGCGAAACGAGAACATATTCCTGTAAGCTGGGTAACGTTTGATAATTTAACCGTTTTTCACGCCGATCTAAATTTTGAGTGGAAGGAGAAAGCACTTCTACGATTAAACAAGGACGATTTTTATGATATTTTGCCGTATCTTGTGGGTCGCAAGTCACCATGACATCGGGATAATAAAAAATATCGGCAGTATCGCGAGCAACGGGTATATTCACCTTCATATCCGACATGAATGTCTTACATCCACTTCCCCGCAAGCGAATATTTAAGAGACTGGTAATATTGACAGCAATACGATTATGTGCTTCGCTGCCTCCAGACATGGCAAATATCTGACCGCCAAGGTATTCGTGGCGAATTGGACTCGTTTTTTCTCCTTCAAGGTAGTCTGCTACGGAAATAAATGCTGTGGAAACTTCCATTAAATTTCTCCTTATTTTAGCTAAATAGTGGTTTCTTAATCCACCGCAAAACCTTTATGAGGTCGTACTTCTCGAGAATGAAATCATAAGAGACTGTTTATAAAATGAAAATTACTAGCTTGCGATCGCATTGAATCTGAGGATGAATGAACCTCTAACAACTGCCACAGGAGTTGCGGGAGCCGATCTTGCAAGGGTCGAATGCGTTCGGCAAGTTCGTCAGGGATGTTGAGTGTTAATCGGGCCATTCTGGTAAGGGAATAAAGTACATTAATTCTAACCGCTACTTAATTGAGTTAAATTGTAACCATAACAGTTTTGCAGGATCGAACTGTTATGGCTAAAACTCCCCTAACTGTATTGGGTAAAAGTTCATGACCTTACGACCGATCGAGCGCATAGAAGGCAGTAACCTCTACGAACAAGTGGCAAACCGCATCGAGACCTTAATTGCGGAAGGAACGCTGCAACCGGGCGATCGCCTCCCCTCCGTACGCAAACTCCATCAACAAATGTCCGTAAGCATTTCCACCGCACTGGAAGCCTACCGCTTGTTAGAAGACCGGGGATTTATCGGCGCCAAACCCCAATCTGGGTATTTTGTCCGCCAGTTTAAATCTCGTCCGGAACCGGAGCGCTCTTCTCCGCGCCAAGAAGCCTGTTGCGTGGATACCTCTCTCGTGTTCCAAGTGAATGCCATGTTGCACGATCCGGAAATTATCCAACTCGGTGCAGCGGTTCCGGGAATGGATCTATTGCCGTTATCGGCATTAAATCGACTGATGGGACAAGTGTTGCGACAAGATCCAATTCTGGCCCACGGATATACCCCACCTCCAGGACGAATTGAGTTTCGGCGGGCAGTTGCGCGGCGCATGTTAGATGCAGACTGTACCGTATCTCCCGACCAAATTGTCGCCACCAATGGTACCACCGAAGCAGTCTACTTATCCCTGCAAGCGGCCACGCAACCGGGAGATACCGTCGCGATCGCCTCTCCCTCCTATTACGGATTGCTAGAAGCCCTAGAGAGCCTGCATTTGCGCGCCCTAGAACTCCCCACCCATCCTCGGGAAGGCATCTGTCTGGAAGCCCTGGAAACCGCTCTGAAACGCCATAGCATCGCTGCCTGCGCTCTAGTCTCTAACTTCAGCAACCCCTTGGGAACGCGAATGAGCGACGAGAAAAAAGAAGAACTCGTCGAGCTGTTGACGCAATATCAAGTTCCCCTCGTCGAAGATGACGTGTATGGAGATTTGGCCTTTAATGGCGATCGCCCGAAAGCCCTCAAAGCCTTCGATCGCGATGGTCTCGTCTTATATTGCTCTTCCTATAGCAAAGTGCTCTCCCCCGGCTTGCGCGTCGGTTGGTCTATTCCCGGACGCTACCAAACCAAAATCGAGCGACTGAAGCTGACAGCGAATATGACCACCTGTCCGGCCAACCAATTGGCGATCGCCGCGTTTCTGGCCAACGGCGGTTACGATCGTCACTTGCGCCAGTTGCGTCGCGCTTACG is a genomic window of Roseofilum casamattae BLCC-M143 containing:
- a CDS encoding amylo-alpha-1,6-glucosidase, whose translation is MLNATNSTQHTSESSSPSPAPYIRDNYLEFKGRTFAPAKQVPIPEWPCTSIERQQPTLTLKNNDLFLITDTLGNIPGCLQRTNNTSLGLFCQDTRFLSRLEWQIEGEPLILLSSSADRGFALSALCANPYVANIHAETISIKRDLVLQGGLFEELTLTNYGKDPIEFELSLSFNADFADLFEIRGSVRQQTGTILRPIHPPARYVPDTTELVFNETSGSTGDLILAYQGLDKQIVESRITFYDRKPDGYKGYTALWKFELDSHETQKLGYKVQPVLNDEPASYVAIPATLRDAIAEETAEVQEWRDRSTRIITDNRALNQIIERAEEDIYLLMQSFGDGDGKILSAGIPWYSTLFGRDSIIAAMQTLIFNPDIARQTLAILAQYQGKEYNPAREEEPGKILHELRRGEMARCSEIPHTPYYGTVDATPLWLMLYADYYAWTGDRQFLDRYWDCALAAMEWIDNNSGKTGYLTYQGTLSEGFTSLINQGWKDSTDCIVFADGTLAEGPIALAEVQGYMYAAKLRMSRLARVKSEQKLGDRWANEAQLLKQRFETDFWLPEKGFFALALDGDRQAVDSISSNPGHCLGLGLFSEEKAEAVADRLRQPDMFNGWGIRTLSSDSPAYNPMGYHIGSVWPHDTSIIASGLRAMDFTDQALEVAQGLIDMTVEQPYNRPPELFCGFERTPNGSPVRYPVACSPQAWATGTVFQLLHLIVNLVPDTPGNCLRIVNPMLPSSVKYLSLKNLKIGNTFLDLEFEQANGATACRVVRKEGRLRVVIEA
- a CDS encoding glycosyltransferase family 4 protein: MKIAQLAPLWESVPPLGYGGTELIVNLLTDELVRRGHDVTLFATGDSQTLARLEPGCEKALRPLGILPAEYGVYEQMQLSKVFAQAQEFDIIHSHMDYTALPYARFSPTPVVHTLHNIWTSVTEQIFIQHRHNNFISISQAQRRPELGINYIATVYNAIATESFAFYPTPDDPPYLAFLGQMSEDKGPHLAIEIAKRSGLPLKMAGKVDFISEEFFQREVAPHIDGKQVQFLGEADHQMKNQLMGRAIATLFPITWKEPFGLVTIESMVSGTPVIGISKGSVPEVIADGQTGFVCNNVDECIAALPKVSQLDRQFCRSYVENTFSIKRMVDGYEAAYAELLS
- a CDS encoding Uma2 family endonuclease, translated to MVNTLTKSLTLEEFLQQPETKPASEYIDGVIIQKPMPQGEHSAIQGDLIPFINTALRSKKIARAFPELRCNFDGRAIVPDVSVYTWSRISRKENGEVANIFSGSPDWMIEILSPEQSQTQVIKKILHTLKHDTQMGWLINPQEKSVLVYAPNKTTEIFDEPDLILPVPGFAKELELTVGHLFAWLLE
- a CDS encoding NACHT domain-containing protein, whose amino-acid sequence is MGIKRSLFRLTICSGFVLGGTVFPALLAKEVLTWGLLATALGGVAMGNTANAIDDLTQGNNSGRVSLDDGDLKCDRDLMRAVGNAISAVIALEATQQRPKIRWNLERIAAHAKDNWVKMAREGLTQQRYPELQAGKLDQFFTPEERRLTQQGKLTETEWGEIFDYLNSAACKNGSLFLPSDVRENVAERLHTTFLVALQQTLKEDFQQDGTAFAGFILQLLTEMKAQLSQLQTSQVGVTPAKLTQILQQLEQTEAQLGVTVTQQQDFFREISDNIDSGFTQVCQQLGVMETTITKLLQTLEERIELLHQEVTDFRQEMRQEFEVLQNQPRGRQLSKREYRSRQKLLSDMRTEVKERLNQSLHQAAHRAALLNLGKEQQPHQVQRPWDMSVKVGEQQSVQLPAQTTIIDVFDNPAISGKFLILGKPGGGKTTTLLELAEVLIERADEDSNAPIPVILELSNWKELTKQKFPNFWERTKYDPSIQEWVLSQLKGVNRDLGKQWLQEKELVLLLDGLDELKPERQAKCVRAINQFLESEFSPLHLVVCSRQEEYEDYEEILHLNSAIYLEDLTVEQMQDYFNSVDLAAFWTSIKDSIEIVNFIRQPLFLAISSIAYKQLDVEEWRNCNTEERAINYLLGIYRIKMLGKNDIEYIKYCQSCLCRLAKGIGQNNGFRVKELDFNFVDSWIVVRTINHISLSLAFLSFPIIPFLIPLEINIFNGVMLAIMYVHTSIIIIEESRYLELWSLVLTTMFALGIMVEFSYYVHHIIGQEYVLRFSWIISLIYWIMFALQIKVNNFLDTEREIPQKLYQVKKFNSAIIDRMLKYASYRFSPEKKNQTLIIIATSLLSLFLSYGVTNGNWFVQTSLGYLSVLPKKLLEVLLIALFVPSFAMLLFSLGLMVFVYIYFLALLSAFSIDCCHVIRRYILRIYLGLTGQMPWNITDFLDDCTERLILQRVGNRYRFIHRLVQEHFAQLEIQNK
- a CDS encoding Uma2 family endonuclease, producing the protein MEVSTAFISVADYLEGEKTSPIRHEYLGGQIFAMSGGSEAHNRIAVNITSLLNIRLRGSGCKTFMSDMKVNIPVARDTADIFYYPDVMVTCDPQDTAKYHKNRPCLIVEVLSPSTQNLDRREKRLNYQTLPSLQEYVLVSQTDMKVEVYRRNASGNWSLEILDANDSLELNSVGLTLTMTDIYYDVLAE
- a CDS encoding PLP-dependent aminotransferase family protein, with product MTLRPIERIEGSNLYEQVANRIETLIAEGTLQPGDRLPSVRKLHQQMSVSISTALEAYRLLEDRGFIGAKPQSGYFVRQFKSRPEPERSSPRQEACCVDTSLVFQVNAMLHDPEIIQLGAAVPGMDLLPLSALNRLMGQVLRQDPILAHGYTPPPGRIEFRRAVARRMLDADCTVSPDQIVATNGTTEAVYLSLQAATQPGDTVAIASPSYYGLLEALESLHLRALELPTHPREGICLEALETALKRHSIAACALVSNFSNPLGTRMSDEKKEELVELLTQYQVPLVEDDVYGDLAFNGDRPKALKAFDRDGLVLYCSSYSKVLSPGLRVGWSIPGRYQTKIERLKLTANMTTCPANQLAIAAFLANGGYDRHLRQLRRAYEQQMIQMIQAICDYFPEETKVTHPSGGHVLWVELPPQFDTMELFSAASHYKISISPGIMFSPSGCYGNCFRLNSGLPWSPKLERAMELLGQLIRDRLAD